One part of the Sphingobacterium sp. LZ7M1 genome encodes these proteins:
- a CDS encoding SusD/RagB family nutrient-binding outer membrane lipoprotein: MKKIFSLLTVATLLGVSSCSSFLDVNDDPNNVTKVGINQLLPSVTVNVGFFGASDVMRVGNLFVQQFSGQGPVQGHVAFKESERYNINDSDMNGEWVTIFGTTLSDISVLIKQATEEGSPHYAGVAKLLKAYVYQVTVDAWGDVPYFNASMFEENLKPEVDDDELIYKDLIRLIDEGIADINAGTSVLSPNSFTSIYASNSWAASKEKWEKFGNTLKLRIYLHYSAKDPNFSKTKMNELINSGAKFFASNEDGFIMNFLNSPQRQNPIYSIESGQFRNQFLPNRYIVDLMNSNQDPRREKYFTPFPYFSNPKTYKGSSVMDANISSEYSRLHEYLYGNVTSFNSSMVDSKGALQTGAIAYGGEAPARLLTFAEYNFIRAEAALMNGAAAQAQTFYAAGIKASFDDSKLPAASLATYMASKGTLAGTNQQKLEQIITEKYIANFGVVGEPWADYRRTGYPALTPLKKPTAIYDEVPRSLLYAQSEANNNPNIKQKASMLERVFWDTRQ; encoded by the coding sequence ATGAAAAAGATATTTAGTTTATTAACAGTCGCAACATTATTAGGAGTAAGCTCATGTAGTTCATTTTTAGATGTAAATGACGATCCTAATAACGTAACAAAAGTTGGGATTAATCAACTACTGCCTTCAGTTACCGTAAATGTCGGTTTCTTTGGAGCTAGTGATGTAATGCGCGTTGGAAATTTATTTGTTCAACAGTTTAGTGGTCAAGGACCAGTTCAAGGCCACGTGGCCTTTAAGGAGTCAGAAAGATATAATATTAACGATTCAGATATGAATGGAGAATGGGTAACCATTTTCGGAACGACATTAAGTGATATATCTGTTTTGATCAAACAGGCTACCGAAGAGGGAAGTCCACATTATGCGGGCGTAGCCAAACTTTTGAAAGCTTATGTATATCAAGTAACAGTAGATGCCTGGGGAGATGTTCCTTATTTTAATGCTTCAATGTTTGAAGAGAACTTAAAACCAGAGGTAGACGATGATGAATTGATCTATAAAGATTTGATCCGTTTAATCGACGAAGGAATTGCAGATATCAATGCCGGGACATCTGTTCTTTCTCCAAATTCGTTTACTTCCATTTATGCTTCAAACAGCTGGGCAGCATCCAAGGAAAAATGGGAGAAATTTGGAAACACCTTAAAATTGAGAATTTACCTGCATTATTCAGCAAAAGATCCTAACTTCTCCAAAACCAAGATGAATGAGCTGATCAATTCAGGCGCAAAATTCTTTGCTAGCAATGAGGATGGTTTCATTATGAACTTCTTAAATTCTCCCCAACGTCAGAATCCGATTTACAGTATCGAATCGGGTCAGTTCCGGAATCAGTTCTTGCCTAATCGCTATATCGTCGATTTGATGAACAGCAATCAAGATCCGCGTCGCGAGAAGTATTTTACGCCGTTCCCTTATTTTTCGAATCCAAAAACCTATAAAGGTTCCAGTGTAATGGATGCGAATATTTCCAGTGAGTATTCCAGATTACATGAGTATTTATATGGAAATGTAACCTCCTTCAATTCTAGCATGGTAGATTCCAAAGGTGCATTGCAAACAGGAGCTATTGCATATGGTGGTGAAGCCCCAGCTCGATTGTTGACCTTTGCGGAGTATAATTTTATCCGTGCTGAGGCAGCATTGATGAACGGAGCAGCAGCACAGGCGCAAACCTTTTATGCCGCAGGGATCAAAGCTTCATTTGACGACAGTAAATTACCAGCGGCAAGTTTGGCTACCTATATGGCTAGCAAGGGAACTTTGGCAGGAACCAATCAGCAAAAACTGGAGCAGATCATTACCGAAAAGTACATTGCCAATTTTGGAGTAGTAGGTGAGCCATGGGCAGATTATAGAAGAACTGGATACCCTGCATTGACACCTTTGAAAAAACCAACTGCAATTTATGATGAAGTTCCGAGGTCATTATTGTACGCGCAATCTGAAGCAAACAATAACCCAAATATCAAGCAGAAAGCAAGTATGCTGGAAAGAGTATTTTGGGATACAAGACAATAA
- a CDS encoding SusC/RagA family TonB-linked outer membrane protein, translated as MRWNKPNDVPNINYLKPMKFLKLVLCSSSILFMAQAEATPHYLWKTDKIESNLDYSFELPQQVTVRGQLVDEQGAPVSNASILVKGTNEGAKSDEQGKFSFQTGKAKGILVISHMSYETKEVPINTASQMKIVLIENSSTNIEEVVVTSFGIKRDRKTLGYGVAEVKADELSKAPTPDVTNALAGRLSGVQVSGAGGGFGGSNITIRGFSTFTGSNQPLYVVDGIPLDNSGGGNSGNSGVINSSRISDINPQDIESMSVLKGAAATVLYGSRAASGVILITTKKAKKGVKNQISVGTNTGVGIVSRMPAFQNEYAQGSNGIYNNSVTGSWGPKIAGQEVTNWFGEKENLQAYPDNISDILQNSVSSVNDLSFTGSGEKYDYRVSYGYTVETGLIPSNKLTRNNISVNASTDLTEKFKVGTSFSYVNNVSDRTQAGNQGANPLWRGIYTPRSYDLTNLPFKNAEGNQLWFAPEDHPYWSIENVRNNNEVNRFYGNINLKYDFLEWLTADLKVGADVFSMVSKGFDNKGIRSNGNTSSAGAGGVQDRNVSMKNINSYFTLTANKKVFENWNLIATVGNEMIANNRNTLQSTGLGIVLPDFDNQSNFLTYNTSGNINQNRQVGVFADVVMDYKSYLSLNVKARNDFSSTLSKGNRSIFYPAAAVSLVLTEAFPSLKSNVLTMAKVRANVGEVGKGTEPYATNTYFGRASASDGFVSTLVSFPFNGLAGYTLNNSAGNKELRPEFTREYELGLDLSFYNGRVSFEGSVYERDTRNLIFAVPAPSSSGYTSMVTNAGSLSTKGVELMLNLVPVQKENFTWRSGLNFTKFKSIVEELAPGVSNISIGGFTSPNIRLVAGQEYGQIWSNGYQRDDQGRMIINANGLPKPTTNVQKVGNPNPKFNLGWTNDFNYKDLTLSFLVDFKYKGDVMSRTIGDLRIQGVAEETAEFERIDASGNVNKPYLFEGVYEDGSANTTHVSAQQYYSLQGKYVAWEGYVLDATFVKLREANLSYKLPTKWLEGQNFIKGVNISVYGRNLFTYAPNFPHLDPEQNLLGISNARGLEFGFSPTPRTIGGSVRFSL; from the coding sequence ATGAGATGGAATAAACCTAATGACGTTCCAAACATAAATTACCTAAAGCCTATGAAATTCTTAAAACTTGTACTTTGTTCGAGTTCAATATTGTTCATGGCGCAAGCTGAGGCCACGCCTCACTATCTTTGGAAAACAGATAAAATAGAATCGAATCTGGATTATTCTTTTGAATTGCCGCAACAGGTTACCGTCAGGGGACAGTTAGTGGATGAGCAAGGTGCTCCAGTTTCAAATGCTTCTATTTTGGTTAAAGGCACCAATGAAGGTGCAAAGTCTGATGAGCAAGGTAAATTCTCTTTTCAAACGGGGAAAGCAAAAGGGATCTTGGTCATCAGTCATATGAGTTATGAAACGAAGGAAGTGCCAATCAACACAGCTTCACAGATGAAGATTGTATTGATAGAAAATTCATCCACCAATATTGAAGAGGTTGTGGTTACCTCATTTGGTATTAAACGTGACCGTAAGACATTGGGGTATGGGGTAGCAGAAGTTAAAGCTGATGAGCTTTCCAAAGCTCCTACTCCTGATGTGACCAATGCACTTGCTGGTAGATTATCAGGCGTACAAGTTAGCGGTGCAGGTGGTGGATTTGGAGGTTCTAATATTACGATTAGAGGTTTCTCTACTTTCACAGGAAGTAACCAACCCTTATATGTGGTAGATGGTATTCCTTTGGATAATTCTGGTGGTGGTAACTCAGGTAACTCCGGTGTTATCAATTCTAGTCGTATTTCGGATATCAACCCTCAGGATATCGAATCCATGAGTGTTCTGAAGGGTGCTGCCGCTACCGTTCTTTATGGTTCGAGAGCTGCTTCCGGAGTAATTTTGATTACTACCAAGAAGGCTAAGAAGGGAGTTAAGAATCAAATTTCTGTTGGTACCAACACAGGTGTTGGGATTGTTTCCAGAATGCCAGCCTTTCAAAATGAATATGCGCAAGGTAGTAACGGAATTTATAATAACTCTGTAACGGGTTCTTGGGGACCAAAAATAGCTGGACAAGAGGTAACCAACTGGTTTGGTGAGAAAGAAAATCTACAGGCCTATCCTGATAATATCAGTGATATCTTACAAAATTCTGTAAGTTCTGTAAACGATTTAAGCTTTACGGGTTCTGGAGAAAAATATGATTATCGCGTATCCTACGGTTATACTGTTGAAACTGGTCTAATACCTAGTAATAAGCTAACCAGAAATAACATTTCTGTCAATGCTTCAACGGATCTTACCGAGAAATTTAAAGTAGGTACTTCATTTTCTTATGTAAATAACGTATCCGATCGAACTCAGGCTGGTAACCAAGGTGCCAATCCGCTTTGGAGAGGTATCTATACACCAAGAAGTTATGATTTGACCAATTTACCATTTAAAAATGCGGAAGGAAACCAATTATGGTTTGCGCCAGAGGATCATCCATACTGGTCGATCGAAAATGTTAGAAATAACAATGAGGTTAATCGTTTCTATGGTAACATCAACCTGAAATATGATTTTCTTGAATGGTTAACAGCCGATTTAAAAGTGGGTGCCGATGTTTTCAGTATGGTATCCAAAGGCTTTGATAATAAAGGTATCCGCAGTAATGGTAATACTAGCTCAGCTGGAGCCGGTGGTGTTCAAGACCGTAATGTGTCAATGAAAAATATCAACTCCTATTTTACCTTAACGGCAAATAAGAAGGTTTTTGAAAACTGGAATTTGATCGCTACGGTGGGTAATGAAATGATTGCAAACAATAGAAATACTTTACAGTCTACGGGTTTAGGTATTGTATTGCCAGATTTTGATAACCAAAGTAACTTCTTGACCTATAATACTTCAGGAAACATCAATCAGAACAGACAAGTAGGGGTATTTGCGGATGTGGTGATGGATTATAAGTCCTATTTATCCTTGAACGTGAAGGCTAGGAATGACTTTTCATCTACCCTATCAAAAGGAAATCGTTCCATCTTTTATCCAGCAGCAGCAGTGAGTTTAGTGTTGACAGAGGCATTCCCAAGTTTGAAATCGAATGTTCTGACCATGGCTAAAGTACGTGCAAACGTAGGTGAAGTGGGTAAAGGAACAGAACCGTATGCTACCAATACCTATTTTGGTAGAGCAAGTGCTTCTGATGGTTTCGTTTCAACCTTGGTAAGCTTTCCATTTAATGGCTTAGCTGGTTATACCTTGAATAATAGTGCTGGGAATAAAGAATTAAGACCAGAATTTACGAGAGAGTATGAATTGGGATTAGATTTATCATTTTACAACGGTAGGGTTAGTTTTGAGGGGTCAGTATACGAAAGAGATACCCGTAACTTAATCTTTGCCGTACCTGCTCCGTCTTCATCGGGTTATACCTCGATGGTAACCAATGCTGGTAGTTTATCGACCAAAGGTGTGGAATTGATGTTGAACTTAGTGCCTGTGCAAAAGGAGAACTTCACTTGGAGATCAGGTCTAAACTTTACAAAATTCAAATCCATTGTTGAGGAATTGGCACCGGGAGTAAGCAATATCTCCATTGGTGGATTTACCTCTCCAAATATTAGATTGGTAGCAGGACAGGAATATGGACAGATCTGGTCGAATGGCTATCAAAGGGATGACCAAGGTAGAATGATCATCAATGCCAATGGATTGCCTAAGCCAACAACCAATGTTCAAAAGGTAGGAAATCCTAACCCTAAATTCAATTTGGGATGGACCAATGACTTTAACTATAAAGACTTGACCTTATCCTTCTTGGTTGATTTCAAATATAAAGGCGATGTGATGTCAAGAACCATTGGAGATTTAAGAATCCAAGGTGTGGCAGAAGAAACAGCGGAATTTGAACGTATTGATGCTTCCGGTAATGTGAATAAGCCATATCTATTCGAAGGTGTTTATGAAGATGGTTCAGCAAATACCACTCACGTTTCGGCTCAACAATACTATAGCTTACAAGGTAAATATGTAGCCTGGGAAGGGTATGTATTGGATGCAACCTTTGTAAAATTAAGAGAGGCTAATCTTTCCTATAAGTTGCCAACAAAATGGTTGGAAGGACAGAACTTTATTAAAGGAGTAAATATTTCGGTTTATGGTCGGAACTTGTTTACCTATGCTCCAAATTTCCCACACCTAGATCCAGAACAAAACTTGTTAGGTATCAGTAATGCGAGGGGATTGGAGTTTGGATTCAGTCCTACACCTAGAACGATTGGTGGAAGTGTAAGGTTTAGCTTGTAA